A genome region from Gemmatimonadota bacterium includes the following:
- a CDS encoding Uma2 family endonuclease, producing MPVALPKRRFTVAEYYRMAEAGILGADERVELIEGEIIELAAIGSRHAACVGRLDRLLMRGVGDQALVRVQNPVRLSDLSEPEPDLAVVRPRPDDYAAAHPGPGDVLLLTEVADTTVGFDRGEKAPLYAVSGIPEYWLVDLTADAVEVYRDPTVHGYQDVRRHVRGEALHPLAFPDLAVPVAAILP from the coding sequence ATGCCCGTGGCCCTGCCCAAGCGGCGCTTTACGGTGGCTGAGTACTACCGGATGGCCGAGGCTGGCATCCTGGGCGCCGACGAGCGCGTGGAGCTGATCGAGGGCGAGATCATCGAGCTGGCGGCGATCGGCAGCCGTCACGCCGCATGTGTGGGCCGTCTGGATCGGCTGCTGATGCGGGGCGTAGGGGACCAGGCACTGGTAAGGGTCCAGAACCCGGTGCGCCTCAGCGACCTTTCTGAGCCGGAGCCGGATCTGGCGGTGGTCCGGCCCCGCCCGGACGATTACGCGGCGGCCCACCCCGGCCCGGGGGACGTGCTGCTCCTTACAGAGGTGGCGGACACGACCGTCGGCTTCGACCGGGGCGAGAAAGCGCCCCTGTACGCGGTCTCGGGCATCCCGGAGTACTGGCTGGTCGACCTCACCGCGGACGCGGTCGAAGTGTACCGGGATCCGACCGTGCACGGGTATCAGGATGTGCGGCGGCACGTCCGCGGCGAGGCCCTGCACCCTCTCGCCTTCCCGGATCTCGCTGTGCCTGTGGCCGCAATTCTGCCCTGA